The sequence below is a genomic window from Chitinophagales bacterium.
GGAAATCAACTCGGCGCGTTCCTATCTGAATGTCTTTGTAAAAGATTGACATTTCATACTCTCTTGAAAATTCAATTCCCTGCAAATTCATTTCGTAAGCGAGCGCCCGTTGATAGATGACTTCCTGAAATCCGTTACCAAGAGCATTGTGTACTTCCATCGCACATCCAATGATTTTGCCTGTCAGCTCCGAGTGTTTGTATTCGTTTTTTGTTATCATGTTTTAATCATTTTCATCCCACC
It includes:
- a CDS encoding GxxExxY protein — encoded protein: MITKNEYKHSELTGKIIGCAMEVHNALGNGFQEVIYQRALAYEMNLQGIEFSREYEMSIFYKDIQIGTRRVDFLVEGVVSVELKAITVLDSVNLAQAINYLEAYNLQIGLLINFGNVKLEFHRLENKKFKPATAAS